The window GATGCCGCCGCGGAGGTTGTTCTTGCCGTCGCTGTTGATGTCCCAGTTGAACCCGACGCGGGGCGACCACAGCAGGTTGCCGCTGGCCGTCTGGTTGGTGGGGATGCCGAAGTAGGTCACGGTGTCCGGGTTGGCGGTGGGGGTGTCCAGCATGTAGGGGATGTCCACGCGGAGGCCGTAGGTCAGCTTGACGTTGGGCTTGACCGAGAAGGTGTCGCCGAAGTAGAAGCCGATCTGGGCCACCCGGAAGCGGGCGGAGAGCAGCGGGTCGGAGCCGTTGGCGAACCCGACCTGGTAGCGGTTGGCCTTGCCGATGTTGAAGTCGTCGAGGCTGGAGAACCGGTAGGAACCGAAAAGGTTCTGGATGAACAGGTTACGGAACTTGTACATCTCGTTGTGGGTGCCGAACACGAAGGAGTGCTTGCCCCAGATCCAGGTGAGGTTGTCGGTGACCTCGTACACGTCCTGGTCGAGTTCGTTGGCCTGGGAGCTGTACTCCGTGCCGGCGTTGAACGAGTAGCTGCTGCTGGAGTTGACGTAGACCTGGATCGCCGGGAAGCGGGTGGCGCCGCTGCGGCGGTCACGGATCCGGGTGTAGGACACCGTGGCCTCGTTGAACAGGGAGTTGGAGAGCGTGCTGTTCAGCTGGACGACGGTGGAGTTGGTCTTGTCCTTGATGACGTAGTTGTTGTCCGGGAACTTGAAGGAATTGGGGTAGAGGTACAGGTTGTCCTTGAGGGGGGCGTTGTAGTTGTGCCGGACGGTGAGGTGGTGGTTGTCGGAGATGTTGGCGTCGACGCGGACGAACAGCTTGTTGGATTCCTTGCGCCGGGTGACGAAGGAACTGAAGCCGCCCGGGTCGTAGCCGTACTTCTGGCAGATCTGCACGAAGCGCTGGGCGTCGGCCACGGAAACGTTGGCGCCGCCCCAGTCGTACGGGCTGCCGCTGTCGTCGATGATGTACTCGGAGGGGTTGGAGTAACGGCTGAGTTCGCCGTTCACGAAGAAGAAGAGGCGGTCCTTGATGATGGGGCCGCCGATGCGGAAGCCGACCTGGTAGTCCTTGAACTCGGGGTAGGAGATCTCGTTGGTCCCCTTGCCCACGAGGGACTGGTTCCGGCCGTAGAAGTAGATGGACCCGTGGAACTCGTTGGAGCCGCCGCGGGTGACGACGTTCACGCCGCCGCCGGTGAACCCGCCCTGGCGGACGTCATAGGGGGCCAGAACGATCTGGAACTCCTGGATGGCGTCCATGGAGATGGGGGTGGACTCGGTCTGGCCGCCGGGGGAACCCAGGTCGCTCAGGCCGAACAGGTCGTTGTTCTGCGTCCCGTCGATCTGGATGTTGTTGTAACGGGCGCTGCGGCCGTTGGCGTTGAAGGACCCCGGGCGCTCCTTGTTGGAGTCGAACTGCGGGGACAGCCGGGTCAGGTCGTCCAGGGAGCGGGTGATGCTGGGCATGGCGTCGATGGTGTCCAGCGTCACGTTCTGGGACGCGCCCGTCCGGTTGGGGTTGATGATGGGGTTGGAGGCCACGACCAGCACCTCGCCGGCGTCGATGGACTCCATCACCAGCTGGACGTTGAAGGTCCGGGCTTCACCCAGTTTCAGGTAAACGTCCTTCACTTCCTCCTTCTTGAAGCCTTCGCAGGAGAACGTGAGGGAGTACGGACCACCCGCCCTCATCATGGGGATCGAGTATCCGCCGTCATCCCGGGTGACGACCTGGTAATTGGTGCCCGTGGGGACGTGCACGGCTTCCACCAGGGCCCCGGGAAGCTCGACCACCTTGTCAACGGTTTTACCTTCCACTCTCCCCTGGAGGCCTGACGTAGTCACGCTCTGGGAGAACGCGGCGGGTGCGCCGATCACAAGGCAGAGCAGCAGAAACGGAATGAGTCTCTTCATGCGCCTACTCCTTATGATGGTATTTGGCTCATATCATTGCAATCCGGAGCAACATGCCTCAAATTGCTTAATTCTTTTACCAGAATCGACAGGGAAATCAAAGGTTTTTTTTTGCATTCTCTGGTCAAAAATCACAACAGGCGGCCCGTTTTCCTTCCGAACGACCGGAGAGGGTCGTCCGTCACGAGGCAGCTGAACGTGTGAAAGGCCTCCGCGTGCTTCACCCCGACCAGGGCCCCCAGGCTGAGGGAATGCGCCTCCATCAGCCCGAAAAAGCGGGACTGGCCGAGGAAAGTGGGGGCTTCCCCCTCGCGGCGGGGGGCCACCTGGGAGGCGTGGCAGCGCACGGCCCGGCACTTGGTTTCCCACGCCTCGGAGACGTCCACCAAAAACGAGGGCTCCACCCGGTGCGGCGGGGCGAAGGCGAAGAGGTAGTGGGGCCGGAAGGGCTCCGAACCCGGGGCCACCTTGCCGAGGCCGGCGTTGTGGACGGCCGCCCGCGTGAGGAGAAAGGCGGCGGTGTGGTCCGGGTGCGGGTCGCGGGGGTGGTGGGTGTAGACCTGCCGCGGCCGGTGGCGCCGGATGAACCGCACCATCTCCAACCGCGCTTCCCGGGTGTTCTCCAGTTCGCCGTCGGGGCAGCCCGGGGTGTAGCGGAGGGCGACATCCAGGACCTGGGCGGCCTCCACGCTTTCCTGGCGCCGCAGTTCCGGTGTCCCCCGGCTGCCGGCCTCCCCCCGGGTCAGGTCCACCACGCCCACGCGGTAGCCCAGGCGCACCAGGACGGCCACGGTCCCGCCCGCCAGGATCTCGACGTCGTCGGGGTGCGCCCCCACGAAAAGCACGTCGAGCCGGTCGTCGTTCTCTTTGCGATAAAGGTACATGGGAACTCCAGGAGAAGGTTGATAGGCTGAAGGCTGTTAGGCTGAAGGCGGTTAGGCTGAAGGTTGTTAGGCTGAAGGCGGTTAGGCTGAAGGCGGTTAGGCTGAAGGGACTTAGGCGTTTTCATATAATTACTTCCTGAGGAGTGCGGCGTGGAGGCTGCCGGAGCGCCGCTTTTTTCCCTCCGGCCGCCACAAGGCGCGGAGGCTGCCGGAGCGCCGTCCCCACGGGGTTGACGGGCGCCGGGCACGCCGCCCGCGCCGCTCCGCGGACTGCGCGGCGCGAAGAAAGCGGCGCCACGAAGCGTGTCGCCGCACTCCACGAAGGAGCTTCCCGTCGTTTGCCGATGCCGGTTGCGATAAAGAAATCAATTCCAATCCCCAGTGCAACCGCGATACCGATTGCGATACCGACTGCGACTGCGACTGCGATTGCGATTGCGATCCCGATACCGATCCCGATTGCGATCCCGATTGCGATACCGATTGCGATACCGACTGCGACTGCGATCCCGATCCCGATACCGATGGAACCATCTCCGAACCCACAAACATAGCCTAACAGCCTTCAGTCTAACAGCCTTCAGCCTAACAGCCTTCAGCCTAACCGCCTTCAGCCTTCTCCCCCACCAGCACCGCGTGACGGCGCTCGAAGGGGTCGGCGGCCTCGAGGAGGTCTCGAACCAGGCCAGGCCCGTGACGGGCCACCAGGGCCGGGGCGCACAGGACGCGTTCCTGGGGCTTGCCGCCCGGGAAGACCTCGGAAAGGAGGGCGTCCACCTGGCGGGCCACCGTTTCGCCCCGGGCACGGGTCTCCCTCCCGAGCCGCGCTTCCAGGCGGGCTTCCAGGTCCCGCACCCGGTTGAGGGTCGTGGACGCCGACCGGGACATGTCGTCGGTGAAGGCGGCGCAGATCGCCTCCAGTTCCCCGGTGACCCGTAAAAACGCCTGGCGGGTTTCGCGGTAGCGCTCCAGCGCCCCGGTCTCCCCCCGGACGCGCATCCCCTTTTGTAACAACGAAACCCGGCCCTCGAAGAGGTCTCCGGCCGACAGGCCGAGGCGCTCGAGCTTCCGCAGGGTCCCCGCGGGGAGGACGCTGGCGGAGCCGCGCGGCCAGAACAACCCCCGCCCCACCGCCATCTCGCGGAAGAGCCCGGGGAGCTGGGCGTGGTACGCCATCTCGCCGGGGCCCCCGACGACAGCCGCCACCGGGAACAGCCAGTTCTGGAAGACGGGCCGCATCAGGACGTCCGGCGAGAACCGCGCGCCCTCGTCGGCCGCCGCCCGTTCCAGGGAATCCCACTCCCGGCCCGACCCGTCCGCCCGGAAGCCGCCGGTCCCCGTCCGGGTCAACCGGCGCCGCCCGAGGGTCTCGTCGAGGTGGAACCAGAACGCGCGCTCCGGCTTGAACCCGACCCGGGGCTTGAACCCGAGGGCCCGGATCGCCGCGGTGTCCTCCCGGACGGCGTCCAGCAGGACGTCGTGGCGTCCGGCGGCCCGGGCGGCGAACTCGCGGCGGAGACCGTCCACGGCCGGGTCGAGGGGGTCGAAGAGGAGGAGCCCCGTCCCGGCGAACAGGCGCCGCATCAGGGCCGTGAACGACCCGGCGAAGGTGGCCTCGGCCCGGACCGTCCCCAGGACCCACGTGCGGACCTCCCCGGCGAAGGGCAGCCCCGCGAGGCCCGTTTCGAGGGCGGCTTCCACGGTCGCCGCCCCGGGCCCCAGGGCCAGCGGGCCGGTCGGGAACCGGGACGCGCCGGCCCCGGGGCCGGCCGTCACGGTGAAGGGCTCGCCGGCGCCGGAGAGCAGGCGGGCGGTGCGCACTTCCGCGAGGTCGTGGTCCTCGGAGGCCACCCAGAACAGGGCGACGGCGTCGGTCCCCGCGTCCCGGAGAGCCTGGACCAGGCGGAGGGC of the Acidobacteriota bacterium genome contains:
- a CDS encoding TonB-dependent receptor, which encodes MKRLIPFLLLCLVIGAPAAFSQSVTTSGLQGRVEGKTVDKVVELPGALVEAVHVPTGTNYQVVTRDDGGYSIPMMRAGGPYSLTFSCEGFKKEEVKDVYLKLGEARTFNVQLVMESIDAGEVLVVASNPIINPNRTGASQNVTLDTIDAMPSITRSLDDLTRLSPQFDSNKERPGSFNANGRSARYNNIQIDGTQNNDLFGLSDLGSPGGQTESTPISMDAIQEFQIVLAPYDVRQGGFTGGGVNVVTRGGSNEFHGSIYFYGRNQSLVGKGTNEISYPEFKDYQVGFRIGGPIIKDRLFFFVNGELSRYSNPSEYIIDDSGSPYDWGGANVSVADAQRFVQICQKYGYDPGGFSSFVTRRKESNKLFVRVDANISDNHHLTVRHNYNAPLKDNLYLYPNSFKFPDNNYVIKDKTNSTVVQLNSTLSNSLFNEATVSYTRIRDRRSGATRFPAIQVYVNSSSSYSFNAGTEYSSQANELDQDVYEVTDNLTWIWGKHSFVFGTHNEMYKFRNLFIQNLFGSYRFSSLDDFNIGKANRYQVGFANGSDPLLSARFRVAQIGFYFGDTFSVKPNVKLTYGLRVDIPYMLDTPTANPDTVTYFGIPTNQTASGNLLWSPRVGFNWDINSDGKNNLRGGIGLFSGRVPYVWLSNQFSNTGIEFTRITVTGAATPAFNPDPDNQPHSFAAQTNEVNLIDPEFKYPSIIRGDIAFDRQLPWGLVGTVEFVYTKVLKDILYKNINLLATGKTLYDGRPLYGTAGATSTSWTTNWLTKKYTNCMYLTNTDEGKSWNLSFQMQKQFSGGFSANASYTLGKSYDVNSGTSSVAYSNWRYNNIRGNPNEPEMTFSAFDVRHSIKVAVSYQREFLKNAATTVSMFLTSRSGRPFSYIYASDMNGDGAANDLIYVPRDQNDIILTTNNWDALNAYINGDPALSQHRGEIVARNSAREPWNHSVDVRFMQDIPLPWLKGHKIEFSMDIMNFLNMLNKDWGVYRYVNFDNSLLTFRGLDAATSRPKLAYSPGQRYVINDLLSRWQIQFGIRYSF
- the bshB1 gene encoding bacillithiol biosynthesis deacetylase BshB1 — its product is MYLYRKENDDRLDVLFVGAHPDDVEILAGGTVAVLVRLGYRVGVVDLTRGEAGSRGTPELRRQESVEAAQVLDVALRYTPGCPDGELENTREARLEMVRFIRRHRPRQVYTHHPRDPHPDHTAAFLLTRAAVHNAGLGKVAPGSEPFRPHYLFAFAPPHRVEPSFLVDVSEAWETKCRAVRCHASQVAPRREGEAPTFLGQSRFFGLMEAHSLSLGALVGVKHAEAFHTFSCLVTDDPLRSFGRKTGRLL
- the bshC gene encoding bacillithiol biosynthesis cysteine-adding enzyme BshC, which encodes MRHVVVETGTGTGPGVNPFAAMLLRDGEARRRFLDVGEWSPGAIAAIAAGPPPGRARAADVVAARNTDGDGQTLQAVEQVRRGTPWYVVAGQQAGLLTGPLYTVLKAVTALRLVQALRDAGTDAVALFWVASEDHDLAEVRTARLLSGAGEPFTVTAGPGAGASRFPTGPLALGPGAATVEAALETGLAGLPFAGEVRTWVLGTVRAEATFAGSFTALMRRLFAGTGLLLFDPLDPAVDGLRREFAARAAGRHDVLLDAVREDTAAIRALGFKPRVGFKPERAFWFHLDETLGRRRLTRTGTGGFRADGSGREWDSLERAAADEGARFSPDVLMRPVFQNWLFPVAAVVGGPGEMAYHAQLPGLFREMAVGRGLFWPRGSASVLPAGTLRKLERLGLSAGDLFEGRVSLLQKGMRVRGETGALERYRETRQAFLRVTGELEAICAAFTDDMSRSASTTLNRVRDLEARLEARLGRETRARGETVARQVDALLSEVFPGGKPQERVLCAPALVARHGPGLVRDLLEAADPFERRHAVLVGEKAEGG